The following proteins come from a genomic window of Trifolium pratense cultivar HEN17-A07 linkage group LG4, ARS_RC_1.1, whole genome shotgun sequence:
- the LOC123919638 gene encoding DNA replication licensing factor MCM5: MSGWDEGGVYYSDQAHSWDDGRGEGEATASNHTILQKFKEFIRNFETGNNVFPYRESLLHNPKFLTVDMEDLDSFDPDLPSKLRSSPADILPLFETAAAQVLVNLKTKVAGDTGAMEDAAPGDVQILLTSKEDSVSMRSLGAQYISKLVKIAGITIAASRTKAKATYVTLICKNCKKGKQVPCRPGLGGAVVPRSCDHVPQPGEEPCPIDPWLIVPDKSKYVDQQTLKLQENPEDVPTGELPRNLLLSVDRHLVQTVVPGSRLTIIGIYSIFQASNSNTSNKGAVAVRQPYVRVVGIEDANEAKSRGPTAFTTEEIEEFKKFAAEPAAYKNICSKIAPSIFGHEDVKKAVACLLFGGSRKHLPDGVRLRGDINVLLLGDPSTAKSQFLKFVEKTAPIAVYTSGKGSSAAGLTASVIQDSSTREFYLEGGAMVLADGGVVCIDEFDKMRPEDRVAIHEAMEQQTISIAKAGITTVLNSRTSVLAAANPPSGRYDDLKTAQDNIDLQTTILSRFDLIFIVKDIRMYEQDKIIASHIIKVHSSASATRGENRTPISKEENWLKRYLQYCRTECHPRLSEAAARLLQNNYVKIRQDMRLQANETGEAAAIPITVRQLEAIVRLSEALAKMKLSHLATEENVQEAIRLFTVSTMDAAKSGINQQINLSKEMAQEIQQAENQIKRRIGIGNHISERRLIDDLGRMGLNESIVRRALLIMHQREEVEYKRERRVVFRKA; this comes from the exons ATGTCAGGTTGGGACGAAGGTGGCGTATACTACAGCGATCAAGCTCACTCATGGGACGACGGCCGTGGCGAAGGTGAAGCCACCGCTTCCAATCACACTATCCTccaaaagttcaaagaattcaTCCGAAACTTCGAGACCGGTAACAATGTCTTCCCTTACAGAGAGAGTCTTCTTCATAATCCTAAGTTCCTTACTGTTGATATGGAAGATCTCGATTCGTTTGATCCTGATCTTCCTTCTAAACTCCGATCTTCTCCCGCCGATATCCTTCCGCTG TTTGAAACTGCCGCAGCGCAGGTTTTGGTGAATTTGAAGACTAAGGTGGCCGGAGATACTGGTGCTATGGAAGATGCTGCTCCTGGTGATGTACAGATTCTACTTACTTCTAAGGAGGATTCTGTTTCGATGAGATCGCTTGGG GCTCAATACATATCGAAGCTTGTTAAAATTGCTGGGATAACTATTGCTGCATCGAGGACTAAGGCAAAGGCAACATATGTGACCTTGATATGTAAGAATTGTAAGAAAGGGAAGCAAGTTCCGTGTCGGCCAGGACTTGGGGGAGCAGTTGTTCCTCGTTCATGTGATCATGTTCCTCAG ccTGGAGAAGAACCTTGTCCAATAGATCCGTGGCTTATTGTTCCTGACAAGAGCAAGTATGTTGATCAACAAACCTTGAAGCTGCAAGAAAATCCGGAG GATGTTCCAACTGGAGAGCTTCCTAGAAACCTGCTCCTTTCTGTTGATCGACATCTTGTTCAGACAGTAGTTCCTGGCTCAAGATTAACAATCATTGGAATATATAGTATTTTTCAGGCTTCCAACTCCAATACATC TAACAAAGGAGCAGTTGCAGTTAGACAGCCTTATGTTAGGGTTGTAGGAATAGAAGATGCAAATGAAGCCAAGTCTCGAGGTCCCACTGCATTTACAACAGAAGAA ATTGAAGAGTTCAAAAAATTTGCAGCTGAGCCTGctgcatataaaaatatatgctCCAAGATTGCTCCATCTATATTTGGGCATGAGGATGTCAAAAAGGCTGTGGCCTGTCTTCTATTTGGAGGGTCAAGAAAG CATTTGCCAGATGGGGTGAGATTAAGAGGTGATATCAATGTGCTACTTCTTGGGGATCCATCTACAGCAAAGTCACAG TTTCTCAAGTTTGTTGAAAAGACCGCTCCTATTGCTGTTTATACTTCTGGAAAAGGCTCATCAGCTGCTGGCCTCACAGCCTCTGTAATCCAAGATAGCAGTACT CGTGAGTTTTATCTTGAAGGAGGAGCCATGGTCTTGGCAGATGGGGGTGTTGTCTGCATTGATGAGTTTGACAAGATGAGACCAGAAGATAG GGTTGCCATTCATGAAGCCATGGAACAGCAAACTATATCCATAGCCAAAGCAGGAATAACAACCGTTCTTAATTCAAGGACTTCTGTTCTAGCTGCTGCCAACCCTCCATCAGGGCGTTATGATGACCTTAAG ACTGCACAGGACAACATCGATTTACAGACAACTATTCTTTCTAGGTTTGATTTAATCTTCATAGTGAAAGACATCAGAATGTACGAACAAGATAAG ATAATAGCTAGTCATATCATAAAGGTTCATTCATCAGCTAGTGCAACGAGGGGTGAGAATAGGACTCCCATTTCCAAAGAAGAAAATTGGCTGAAGAG GTATTTACAGTATTGTCGAACTGAATGCCACCCCCGTCTATCGGAAGCTGCGGCGAGATTACTGCAAAATAATTATGTGAAAATCAGACAG GATATGAGGCTGCAAGCAAATGAAACTGGAGAAGCTGCTGCAATACCAATTACTGTAAGGCAGCTGGAAGCTATTGTAAGGTTGAGTGAGGCGCTTGCAAAGATGAAACT ATCTCATCTTGCTACCGAGGAGAATGTGCAAGAAGCCATAAGGCTTTTCACTGTGTCTACAATGGATGCAGCTAAGTCGGGAATAAACCAACAAATAAATCTCTCAAAAGAAATGGCACAGGAGATACAG CAAGCAGAAAATCAGATAAAGAGAAGAATTGGGATTGGAAACCACATATCAGAAAGAAGACTGATTGATGACCTCGGCAGAATGGGATTGAATGAATCTATT GTAAGAAGAGCTCTTCTAATCATGCACCAGAGAGAAGAGGTAGAGTACAAGCGAGAAAGGCGTGTTGTATTTAGGAAAGCTTAA